AGAATTTGACACTTTACTCAGCTCTTGCTGATGGACAATGTGGAATTAGATATTAGATGAGAAGGGCATTGATAATGCATGCGTATGAGGATTAATCGAAAAAAACTTTTTGCATATATTGTTTTTTTAGCAACCGGAGATGGATTGAATCTCTAGAGCTGTCTGATGTTTTTGCAAAACCCTACATAAGCTATATAATGTGTTATATGTCAGGGTGTTTAATCACATTAAAAACAACTTAGCTGAGAGCTACTTGCCTATTTGGGAGAATAAAAATGATTCAACAGATCAAGCATTATATCGAACGTCTCCTTTTCGTTAGACACGCAAAGTACATATCAACGCAAAATTCTTTAGAACAAATCACTGATATGATTGAGGCATATACAAGTTGTGATACGTTTACTTTTAAGATGACGAATTTTTCGTTATTAAAGGAAGAACAAAAACCAGAATATGCTGATGTGTGGTTTTCTGAACGGCAGGTTCACGATGAATGCTATAATGTGTTTTCTTTTTTTAAAGACAATGAGTATATGATATTAGATATTGGCGCAAATGCTGGATACTCAGTGACATCATTTTACTCAACTGGGGTTACCTGCCCTATATTTTCATTTGAAGCATTTAATATTCACCAAAAAAATCTTGAATATATTAAGAATAAAATTGCTCCTTTAAATAATTGCAAATACAATTTTTCTATAACTGGATTGTCTGACGAAGAAAGTAAAGTGCGCTTCATGATGCCAGTCATTAATCAAACAGGGATTTCTGCACTTGCGAGAAGTAATATTAACGACCCGCAAGCTCTTGCTAATTTGATTGATCAGTACATTAAAGATTTTTATAAAAATAGTAAAAATTATCTTTCTATTGCTGAGTTCGATATTACTCTGTCAACTCTGGATAAATTCATTTTTGCACACCCTGATGATTTCCAGCTCCCTGTAGCTGCTATGAAAATTGATGTTGAGGGTATGGAATATAATGTATTACGTGGTGCGGTAAATACTATAAAAAGGTTCATCCCTCTAATAATGTCCGAAGGTGATGATCAGAAGATTAATAGTTTCCTTACGCCTCTCGGGTATCACAAAGGTTTTTATTCAAATGGATGTATAAGCTTTGATTGTGAAAACAAATTTTACAATGTATTCTATGTTCACAAAAATAACATACCTAAATATAAAGAAATTGGGTTAGTGTCTTTATAATTTTTTGATTGTGTCTAATGAGGACTCAGAATGTTGGCGGTTAAAATCCGCTCCAGAGAAATATACTTAAAAATATGTAAGGTGATAAAACCTAAATGTGATGTCTAGTTTGTTGCCTGCCTTGAGACGGCAACACTGGAGTTATCATGCAGCAGAGACGGAAAGAGTGCCCTGGGGATGGTCATGGAAATATGATGTTAATGTTATGGAAATAGATATTCTCAAGCTACTTTTTCAACGCCCTTGACAAAGGGGCCTAAAAGAACTGTTGAGAAGGCAATGCTAAACCATTTCCCGTCGCATAGAGTCGAATAATGCCTAAAGCCGTTTATTGCCTCCGCAATCATAAAAAGTATGCCATCATTTTCTAAAGCCCTTGACCTCTGGCGCAACGATCGTGCTTTGTTTTATCGACGCCTTAAGTCTAATCTCGCTCGATCTGTAGGTACTGCTTCGGCGTTCTTCTCCGGTGAAAAGTCACTGTA
The DNA window shown above is from uncultured Desulfovibrio sp. and carries:
- a CDS encoding FkbM family methyltransferase; protein product: MIQQIKHYIERLLFVRHAKYISTQNSLEQITDMIEAYTSCDTFTFKMTNFSLLKEEQKPEYADVWFSERQVHDECYNVFSFFKDNEYMILDIGANAGYSVTSFYSTGVTCPIFSFEAFNIHQKNLEYIKNKIAPLNNCKYNFSITGLSDEESKVRFMMPVINQTGISALARSNINDPQALANLIDQYIKDFYKNSKNYLSIAEFDITLSTLDKFIFAHPDDFQLPVAAMKIDVEGMEYNVLRGAVNTIKRFIPLIMSEGDDQKINSFLTPLGYHKGFYSNGCISFDCENKFYNVFYVHKNNIPKYKEIGLVSL